In one Cloacibacillus sp. An23 genomic region, the following are encoded:
- a CDS encoding biotin transporter BioY encodes MKERGSGSRDMALTALFAALIAVGAFIRIPVPVVPFTLQFLFANLAGLLLGPKSGASAAGLYMAAGLIGLPVFTGGGGPWYVMNPTFGYIVGFAAGAWIAGKIAWSREKKSFALLLCASFANIAVVYLFGVVYYWFAASYFAGSPVAVLTLLLYCVVLAAPGDVALCFVSAAIAVKVIPRIGGGKH; translated from the coding sequence ATGAAAGAAAGGGGAAGCGGCAGCAGGGATATGGCGCTGACAGCGCTTTTCGCGGCGCTGATTGCGGTCGGGGCGTTCATCAGAATTCCCGTGCCCGTGGTGCCTTTTACGCTTCAATTTCTTTTCGCGAACCTCGCCGGACTTCTGCTCGGGCCGAAGAGCGGAGCGTCGGCGGCGGGACTTTACATGGCTGCCGGGCTGATAGGGCTGCCTGTGTTCACAGGCGGCGGCGGTCCGTGGTACGTGATGAATCCGACGTTCGGCTACATCGTAGGCTTCGCGGCCGGCGCGTGGATCGCAGGCAAAATTGCGTGGTCGCGCGAAAAAAAGAGCTTTGCTCTGCTTCTCTGCGCGAGCTTCGCAAATATCGCCGTCGTGTATCTCTTCGGCGTCGTCTATTATTGGTTCGCGGCATCGTACTTTGCAGGCTCGCCGGTGGCCGTCTTGACGCTTCTGCTGTACTGCGTGGTTTTGGCTGCGCCCGGCGACGTCGCGCTCTGCTTCGTATCGGCGGCTATCGCCGTAAAAGTCATACCACGCATCGGAGGCGGAAAACATTAA